From the genome of Candidatus Palauibacter scopulicola, one region includes:
- a CDS encoding amidohydrolase family protein, producing MSVIASAATASRRFRLARCVGALFICLASPAAAGQSEPIAFTGASVIDPATGGVLSNATVVVREGVIVSVAEGGEAPAEVRTIDLGGRFLVPGLIDAHVHIGTLEAARRALLSGVTTARSMGAGFFADVGLRELFLGGGLPGPEILAAGYHVRPRPAEGLFLDEPGLGDLLGRDVRGPEAMGRMARAMLDRGVDFIKVNATERAGLPETDPRKPFFTEAELSALVAEASRDGVPVAAHAHGDRGGRAAVAAGVRSIEHGTYLRDETLRLMRERGTYLVPTIAVVSDLTVPGGDYDDPVLQVRGRHMLPRVRETAAAAHALGVPLVAATDTGYGSGSVLRMSHELMEFVGIGLSELDAIRSATTVAAELLGIADRTGRVAAGFEADLLVLDRNPLDDIGQYQDVLFVMSDGTIALDRLDFRADEIGTGRIGTEEIEPRP from the coding sequence ATGTCCGTCATCGCTTCAGCGGCCACCGCGTCCCGACGCTTCCGACTCGCCCGCTGCGTGGGCGCCCTGTTCATCTGCCTGGCTTCCCCGGCGGCGGCCGGCCAGAGCGAGCCGATCGCCTTCACCGGCGCCTCGGTGATCGATCCGGCGACGGGCGGCGTCCTCTCGAACGCGACGGTCGTCGTGCGGGAGGGGGTCATCGTTTCCGTGGCGGAAGGGGGAGAGGCGCCTGCCGAGGTGCGCACGATCGACCTCGGCGGCCGCTTCCTCGTTCCCGGCCTGATCGACGCCCATGTCCACATCGGGACGCTCGAGGCGGCTCGCCGAGCGCTGCTCTCCGGCGTCACTACGGCGCGCAGCATGGGGGCGGGGTTCTTCGCCGACGTCGGCCTGCGGGAACTGTTCCTGGGCGGCGGGCTTCCCGGCCCGGAGATCCTCGCCGCGGGCTACCACGTGCGGCCCCGGCCGGCCGAGGGACTCTTCCTCGATGAGCCGGGGCTCGGCGATCTCCTCGGGCGCGACGTGCGAGGCCCCGAGGCGATGGGGCGGATGGCGCGCGCGATGCTCGATCGCGGCGTGGATTTCATCAAGGTGAACGCGACTGAACGAGCCGGTCTGCCGGAAACGGACCCCCGCAAGCCGTTCTTCACGGAGGCCGAACTGTCGGCGCTGGTGGCGGAGGCCTCGCGCGACGGCGTCCCCGTCGCCGCGCACGCGCACGGAGACCGCGGCGGCCGGGCCGCGGTCGCGGCCGGCGTGCGAAGCATCGAGCATGGGACGTATCTCCGCGACGAAACGCTCCGCCTCATGCGGGAGCGGGGCACCTACCTGGTGCCGACGATCGCGGTCGTGTCCGACCTCACGGTGCCCGGCGGCGACTACGACGACCCGGTGCTCCAGGTGCGCGGACGGCACATGCTCCCGCGCGTCCGGGAGACGGCGGCGGCGGCGCATGCACTCGGGGTGCCGCTCGTCGCCGCCACGGACACCGGGTACGGGTCCGGGAGCGTCCTCCGCATGAGCCACGAACTGATGGAGTTCGTGGGCATCGGGCTGAGCGAACTCGATGCGATCCGGTCCGCGACCACGGTCGCGGCGGAGTTGCTCGGCATCGCGGACCGGACGGGCCGGGTCGCGGCGGGGTTCGAGGCGGATCTTCTCGTCCTCGACCGCAACCCGCTCGATGACATCGGCCAGTATCAGGACGTGCTGTTCGTGATGAGCGACGGCACGATCGCGCTCGACCGGCTCGACTTCCGCGCGGATGAGATCGGGACGGGTCGGATCGGGACGGAAGAGATCGAACCCCGCCCATGA
- a CDS encoding Ppx/GppA phosphatase family protein, with translation MRQTTTPLPRGTAAGREPLPFPLRVAAIDVGSNAFRFVAAEFSDPDHYVELASERVPVRLGHSAFLTGELSSSAIDRTVEGFRRFRAEIDRLGIEHVRAVATSAVRESRNGADLVRRVEEDAGIRLDLISGTDEARLVWMSVKQRFDFGDAKWMLVDLGGGSVEVSLADRSGIMWSESHRMGSVRLLEELTGSDDAPAHFASLLAEYAATLRIPHASKHWTPVQLIATGGNIEELARLAGHSAADGTRRIARAELAMAIEEFSRLSYSQRIGRLGLREDRADVILPAAIVYDRVAELAGAEEILVPGVGVKEGVLFDLVDELTSGAGFGRLERIVHEGALTLGRRYLFDEDHGRHVASLALSLFDQLTEVHGLEPRDRRILLAGAMLHDIGQHISYARHHKHSLYLILHSEIPGIAPNELPLVALVARYHRRAEPRRGHYLYRDLDPPDRERVERLAALLRIADSLDREHLRRVKSVEARVHEHTLELRLERRGSVLLEQWALRKKGKLFARIFGLEPYVTFDLASD, from the coding sequence ATGCGGCAAACGACGACACCACTGCCACGCGGGACCGCCGCCGGCCGGGAGCCGCTCCCGTTCCCGCTGCGCGTCGCCGCCATCGACGTGGGGTCGAACGCGTTTCGCTTCGTCGCGGCCGAGTTCAGCGACCCCGACCATTACGTGGAGCTGGCCTCGGAGCGGGTTCCCGTCCGGCTGGGACATTCGGCCTTCCTCACCGGCGAACTTTCGTCCTCCGCCATCGACCGGACCGTCGAGGGATTCCGGCGCTTCCGGGCGGAAATCGATCGCCTGGGCATCGAGCATGTGCGCGCCGTGGCGACCAGCGCGGTCCGGGAGAGCCGCAACGGCGCCGATCTCGTCCGCCGCGTCGAGGAGGACGCGGGAATCCGGCTCGATCTGATCTCCGGCACGGATGAGGCGCGGCTCGTGTGGATGTCCGTGAAGCAGCGGTTCGATTTCGGCGACGCCAAGTGGATGCTCGTGGACCTCGGCGGCGGAAGCGTCGAGGTCTCGCTGGCGGATCGGTCCGGGATCATGTGGAGCGAGTCGCACCGGATGGGATCGGTCCGGCTGCTCGAGGAGCTCACGGGGTCGGACGATGCGCCCGCGCACTTCGCGAGCCTGCTCGCGGAATACGCCGCCACGCTCCGCATTCCGCACGCGAGCAAGCACTGGACGCCGGTGCAGCTGATCGCCACCGGCGGCAATATCGAGGAACTCGCGCGCCTCGCGGGCCACAGCGCCGCCGACGGCACCCGCCGCATCGCGCGGGCCGAACTCGCCATGGCGATCGAGGAGTTCTCCCGCCTCTCCTACAGCCAGCGCATCGGCCGACTCGGCCTGCGCGAGGATCGGGCCGACGTGATTCTCCCCGCCGCGATCGTGTACGACCGCGTCGCCGAACTCGCGGGCGCCGAAGAGATTCTCGTCCCCGGCGTCGGCGTGAAGGAGGGCGTGCTGTTCGACCTCGTCGACGAGTTGACGAGCGGCGCCGGTTTCGGGCGGCTGGAGCGGATCGTCCACGAAGGAGCGCTCACGCTCGGGCGCCGGTACCTCTTCGACGAGGATCACGGGCGACACGTCGCGTCGCTGGCCCTCTCCCTGTTCGACCAGCTCACCGAGGTCCACGGCCTCGAACCGCGCGACCGGCGGATCCTGCTGGCGGGGGCGATGCTGCACGACATCGGGCAGCACATCTCTTACGCGAGACACCACAAGCACTCGCTCTACCTGATCCTTCACAGCGAGATCCCGGGCATCGCGCCGAACGAGCTCCCGCTCGTCGCGCTGGTGGCGCGCTACCACCGGCGGGCCGAACCGCGGCGCGGCCACTACCTGTACCGCGACCTGGATCCTCCCGACCGCGAACGGGTGGAGCGGCTCGCCGCCCTCCTTCGCATCGCGGACTCCCTCGACCGCGAACACCTCCGGCGCGTGAAGAGCGTCGAGGCGCGCGTGCACGAGCACACGCTCGAACTGCGTCTCGAACGGAGAGGAAGCGTGCTCCTCGAGCAGTGGGCGCTGCGCAAGAAGGGGAAGCTCTTCGCCCGCATCTTCGGCCTCGAACCCTACGTCACCTTCGACTTGGCCTCCGACTGA